A part of Variovorax sp. HW608 genomic DNA contains:
- a CDS encoding methionine adenosyltransferase translates to MPSPEDAAALSVTTAPMQWSTRTEMCEHKGIGHPDSLCDGAVEAAARAVCRAYLESYGAIQHFNLDKALLIGGISQTRFGGGELLRPMRLIVSGPVTELPSAPIQTVVEQAVRGYLVEALGPIGNAIGIEAILRPSAPNLRRVTSPSSLPLANDTSFGVGYAPLSALENAVLRAAKTLRSSEFLKSFEAAGLDYKIMGSRLDARLRLTIALAVVDRCVQGVEDYFTQKRRIVDYLAERLPGCEIEINTLDSPTAHREDEIYLTVTGLSAEHGDDGEVGRGNRTNGLITPYRPMSLEAAAGKNPAAHVGKLYNVLAHRLAGRIHADVDGIDAVTVRLLSAIGRRIDQPQLAAIEVVAEGGLSLARQHQIRELTKQQLTALPELVNELVSGTLSVF, encoded by the coding sequence ATGCCAAGTCCCGAAGATGCTGCAGCACTTTCCGTCACGACAGCTCCGATGCAATGGTCCACTCGGACTGAAATGTGCGAGCACAAGGGCATCGGCCACCCGGATAGCCTTTGTGATGGCGCGGTCGAGGCAGCCGCCCGCGCGGTATGCCGGGCCTATCTTGAGAGCTATGGCGCAATTCAGCACTTCAACCTGGACAAGGCGCTGCTGATCGGCGGCATCAGCCAAACGAGATTCGGTGGTGGCGAATTGCTACGCCCCATGCGACTGATCGTTTCTGGACCTGTGACCGAGCTGCCGTCCGCCCCGATTCAGACGGTCGTCGAGCAGGCGGTTCGCGGTTACCTCGTCGAGGCCTTGGGGCCCATCGGCAATGCGATTGGCATAGAGGCGATCCTACGGCCCTCCGCTCCGAACCTTCGGCGCGTCACGTCGCCCTCCTCGCTCCCGCTAGCCAATGACACGTCCTTCGGCGTTGGTTACGCGCCGCTCTCCGCACTCGAAAACGCGGTGCTCCGCGCCGCAAAGACCTTGCGTTCCAGCGAATTCCTCAAATCCTTCGAGGCCGCCGGACTGGACTACAAGATCATGGGCAGCCGCCTCGATGCGCGTCTGCGATTGACGATTGCACTTGCGGTCGTCGACCGATGTGTGCAAGGCGTCGAAGACTATTTCACGCAAAAGCGCCGGATTGTCGACTACCTCGCCGAACGCCTGCCGGGGTGCGAAATCGAGATCAATACGCTCGACAGCCCGACTGCGCACCGTGAAGACGAAATCTATCTGACCGTCACCGGCTTGAGCGCGGAGCACGGCGACGATGGCGAAGTTGGCCGGGGAAACCGCACCAACGGCCTGATCACCCCTTACCGGCCCATGTCCCTGGAGGCAGCCGCCGGGAAGAATCCGGCAGCGCATGTCGGCAAGCTCTACAACGTACTGGCGCATCGGCTGGCGGGTCGTATCCATGCCGATGTCGATGGCATCGACGCCGTGACGGTCCGGCTACTCTCGGCAATCGGCCGGCGCATCGACCAGCCCCAACTGGCGGCAATCGAGGTCGTCGCTGAAGGCGGCCTTTCGCTTGCACGCCAGCACCAAATCCGTGAACTGACCAAACAACAGTTGACCGCACTTCCAGAGCTGGTCAACGAACTGGTAAGTGGAACATTGAGCGTGTTCTAG
- a CDS encoding class I SAM-dependent methyltransferase, with protein sequence MDRSPENCFGIGVVLSVFLLAGTSVAQVATTANEGYRTHALREKAASEMGSNFRGALERAGPLVDSLGLHEGDTVADVGTGVGYLLPYIVRRIGSNGTIFAVDVYPEFLDKVRERIAATGWRNVHPVLGTERNPKLPANRLDAAILLDTYHHLNYPEATMRGVRRALKSDGRLFIIDFYRSRPNPSASLEEVQRHIRLDRDDVVKEVEAQGFGLTRQLDHKTFSWSETAFMYVLVFEKR encoded by the coding sequence ATGGATCGCTCACCTGAGAACTGCTTCGGCATTGGCGTGGTCCTATCCGTCTTCCTATTGGCTGGCACGTCGGTGGCGCAAGTTGCGACCACCGCCAACGAGGGGTACCGCACCCACGCTCTGCGTGAGAAGGCGGCCTCGGAGATGGGTTCCAATTTTCGAGGGGCGCTCGAACGGGCGGGCCCGCTCGTGGATTCTCTGGGCTTGCACGAAGGTGATACGGTCGCCGACGTCGGGACCGGCGTTGGCTATCTTCTGCCCTACATCGTCAGACGAATCGGCAGCAACGGTACGATCTTCGCCGTCGATGTGTATCCGGAGTTCCTTGACAAGGTCCGGGAACGCATTGCCGCCACGGGCTGGCGGAACGTGCATCCAGTGCTCGGTACCGAGCGTAATCCAAAGCTGCCCGCAAACCGGCTCGACGCTGCAATTCTCCTCGACACGTATCATCATCTCAACTACCCGGAGGCGACAATGCGAGGCGTGCGGCGGGCGCTCAAGTCCGACGGGCGACTCTTTATCATTGACTTCTATCGCAGTCGCCCCAATCCGTCCGCAAGCCTTGAAGAAGTTCAACGTCACATTCGCCTGGACCGTGACGACGTCGTGAAAGAGGTCGAGGCCCAGGGATTTGGCCTTACGAGGCAGTTGGATCACAAGACTTTCAGCTGGAGTGAGACAGCTTTCATGTACGTCTTGGTGTTCGAGAAGCGATGA